In a single window of the Desulfovibrio aminophilus DSM 12254 genome:
- a CDS encoding OsmC family protein, which produces MPETMTLTFERGSDSQWKIGTGSAALPVINYDSSALTPDQKANEHMGGRFLVAAAIACYTNSLWNDIKRAAGKPVRMTAEATVSKEKTDSMRTAFTHIDLRVQVSAEDLDEAAFDTIQTALYRGSLVTYSMEEGLEFDYEIERV; this is translated from the coding sequence ATGCCAGAGACTATGACCCTGACTTTCGAACGCGGCAGTGATTCCCAGTGGAAGATCGGAACCGGCTCCGCCGCGCTGCCGGTCATCAACTACGACAGCTCGGCCTTGACCCCGGACCAGAAGGCCAACGAGCACATGGGCGGCCGTTTTCTCGTGGCCGCGGCCATCGCCTGCTACACCAACTCCCTGTGGAACGACATCAAGCGCGCGGCGGGCAAGCCCGTGCGCATGACCGCCGAGGCCACCGTCTCCAAGGAAAAGACCGACTCCATGCGCACCGCCTTCACGCACATCGACCTGCGGGTGCAGGTCAGCGCGGAGGACCTGGACGAGGCGGCCTTCGACACCATCCAGACCGCCCTCTATCGCGGCTCCCTGGTGACCTACTCCATGGAGGAAGGCCTGGAGTTCGACTACGAGATCGAGCGGGTCTAG
- a CDS encoding alkaline phosphatase family protein produces MKTMAKKAAVIGFDCAIPKRLQALVAEGALPNFKKFIEDGSYMTEGYNLPTVTPPSWATICTGAYPRTHGVEDYYYYLEGESLEHKKTCQAFGSEILTAETIWDAWDKRGRKCIVVNYPMSWPSKMRNGVMVMGEGLSPAETRWQQLGNGHKEYLASESVISSDFYPMGVQARFDDAKGWANLPAGAEEPLEAVIPMTFKESMEPLKGQTWYALTWEGGDDGYDRFALCPERDFSKAFFTIGAGQWSDVVTHDFTIAADGRTEKGTFRCKLMELSDDAESFRLYITGISGFSGFTAPAEAADKLAISDQVICNDMGLVAFIHGVIDMDTVVELAQFHSDWLTAAATSTLKANPDWDLFYMHTHLVDWFYHGWLSDMDSEDAVRRERALDMERRIYQIEDRLLGNLLKALGDDALVCLCSDHGATPMGPIFNTAEALKAAGLCHYEPKASENYWEIYEESEGYNYILDVTKSKAVPQRYMFVYVNQEGKYPGGIVKPEDYEEVRDAIIDALLDYKHPQTGKRPVLLAVRKEDAKVFGMGGAQAGDVVYALKPEYMAEHGYGLPTGVSGCGELKNVLIFKGPNVKRNFRYERPRWLADIVPTLCYMTGNPIPADAEGGPIYQIMENPDLNGTKD; encoded by the coding sequence ATGAAGACAATGGCGAAAAAGGCGGCCGTCATAGGATTCGACTGCGCCATACCGAAACGGTTGCAGGCCCTGGTGGCCGAAGGAGCCCTGCCCAACTTCAAGAAGTTCATCGAGGACGGCAGCTACATGACCGAGGGCTACAACCTGCCCACCGTGACCCCGCCGTCCTGGGCCACCATCTGCACCGGCGCCTATCCCCGGACTCACGGCGTGGAGGACTACTATTACTACCTCGAGGGCGAGAGCCTGGAACACAAGAAGACCTGCCAGGCCTTCGGCTCCGAGATCCTCACCGCCGAGACCATCTGGGACGCCTGGGACAAGAGGGGCAGGAAGTGCATCGTGGTCAACTATCCCATGTCCTGGCCGAGCAAGATGAGAAACGGCGTCATGGTCATGGGCGAGGGCCTCTCCCCGGCCGAAACCCGCTGGCAGCAGCTCGGCAACGGCCACAAGGAGTACCTGGCCTCCGAAAGCGTGATCTCCTCGGATTTCTACCCCATGGGCGTCCAGGCCCGCTTCGACGACGCCAAGGGCTGGGCCAATCTGCCCGCCGGGGCCGAGGAGCCCCTGGAGGCGGTCATTCCCATGACCTTCAAGGAGTCCATGGAGCCCCTCAAGGGCCAGACCTGGTACGCCCTAACCTGGGAAGGCGGCGACGACGGCTACGACCGCTTCGCCCTCTGTCCCGAGCGCGACTTCTCCAAGGCCTTCTTCACCATCGGCGCCGGCCAGTGGAGTGACGTGGTGACCCACGACTTCACCATCGCCGCCGACGGCCGCACCGAGAAGGGCACTTTCCGCTGCAAGCTCATGGAGCTTTCCGACGACGCCGAGAGCTTCCGGCTCTACATCACCGGCATCTCCGGCTTCAGCGGCTTCACCGCCCCGGCCGAGGCGGCCGACAAGCTGGCCATCTCCGACCAGGTCATCTGCAACGACATGGGCCTGGTGGCCTTCATCCACGGCGTCATCGACATGGACACCGTGGTCGAGCTGGCCCAGTTCCACTCCGACTGGCTCACGGCCGCGGCCACGTCCACGCTCAAGGCCAACCCGGACTGGGATCTCTTCTACATGCACACCCACCTGGTGGACTGGTTCTACCACGGCTGGCTCTCGGACATGGACAGCGAGGACGCGGTCCGCCGCGAACGGGCCCTGGACATGGAGCGCCGCATCTACCAGATCGAGGACCGGCTGCTGGGCAACCTGCTCAAGGCCCTGGGCGACGACGCCCTGGTCTGTCTCTGCTCGGACCACGGCGCCACGCCCATGGGCCCGATCTTCAACACCGCCGAGGCCCTCAAGGCCGCCGGGCTGTGCCACTACGAGCCCAAAGCCTCGGAAAACTACTGGGAGATATACGAGGAGTCCGAGGGCTACAACTACATCCTGGACGTGACCAAGTCCAAGGCCGTGCCCCAGCGCTACATGTTCGTCTACGTGAACCAGGAGGGCAAGTATCCCGGCGGCATCGTCAAGCCCGAGGATTACGAAGAGGTCCGCGACGCGATCATCGACGCCCTGCTGGACTACAAGCACCCCCAGACCGGCAAGCGGCCGGTGCTCCTGGCCGTGCGCAAGGAGGACGCCAAGGTCTTCGGCATGGGCGGGGCCCAGGCCGGCGACGTGGTCTACGCCCTCAAGCCCGAATACATGGCCGAGCATGGCTACGGCCTGCCCACGGGCGTGTCCGGCTGCGGCGAACTGAAGAACGTGCTCATCTTCAAGGGCCCGAACGTCAAACGCAACTTCCGTTA